The proteins below are encoded in one region of Kineosporia corallincola:
- a CDS encoding alpha-ketoacid dehydrogenase subunit beta has translation MSVISYRQALHDALRGEMLRDENVFLIGEEIGLFEGSYKITAGMLEEFGEKRVRDTPIAEEGFAGAAVGAAMLGLRPVVELMTINFSLIAIDQIINHAAKIYGMFGGQARVPLVIRTPGGGGQQLGATHSQNIELFYAFVPGMKVVAPSSPADAKALMLAAIRDDDPVLVLENLALYNTTGEVPDHDEPAEIGKAAVTREGKDITVVAYSRMAAVALQVAEKLAAEDGIDVEVVDLRSLRPLDRDTVVESVKKTNCAVVLEDDWLTYGIGAEIAATISDGAFDYLDAPVRRVAMAEVPLPYAKSLETAALPSADDAANAIRETLDAVARRR, from the coding sequence ATGAGCGTCATCAGTTACCGCCAGGCCCTGCACGACGCGCTGCGCGGCGAGATGCTGCGCGACGAGAACGTCTTCCTGATCGGCGAGGAGATCGGGCTCTTCGAGGGCTCGTACAAGATCACCGCCGGCATGCTGGAGGAGTTCGGCGAGAAGCGGGTGCGTGACACCCCGATCGCCGAGGAGGGCTTCGCCGGCGCCGCCGTCGGTGCGGCCATGCTCGGCCTGCGCCCCGTGGTCGAGCTGATGACGATCAACTTCTCGCTCATCGCCATCGACCAGATCATCAACCACGCCGCCAAGATCTACGGCATGTTCGGTGGCCAGGCCCGCGTGCCGCTGGTCATCCGGACCCCCGGCGGCGGTGGCCAGCAGCTGGGCGCCACGCACTCGCAGAACATCGAGCTGTTCTACGCCTTCGTGCCCGGCATGAAGGTGGTCGCGCCCTCCAGCCCGGCCGACGCCAAGGCCCTGATGCTCGCCGCCATCCGTGACGACGACCCGGTTCTCGTGCTGGAGAACCTCGCCCTCTACAACACCACCGGTGAGGTGCCCGACCACGACGAGCCGGCCGAGATCGGCAAGGCCGCCGTCACCCGCGAGGGCAAGGACATCACCGTCGTGGCCTACTCGCGGATGGCCGCCGTCGCGCTCCAGGTCGCCGAGAAACTGGCGGCCGAGGACGGCATCGACGTGGAGGTCGTGGACCTGCGCAGCCTGCGCCCGCTGGACCGGGACACGGTGGTCGAGTCGGTCAAGAAGACCAACTGCGCCGTGGTTCTCGAAGACGACTGGCTCACCTACGGGATCGGCGCGGAGATCGCCGCGACGATCTCCGACGGTGCCTTCGACTACCTCGACGCGCCCGTGCGCCGCGTCGCGATGGCCGAGGTCCCGCTGCCCTACGCCAAGTCCCTGGAGACCGCCGCCCTGCCCTCGGCCGACGACGCGGCCAACGCCATCCGTGAAACCCTCGACGCCGTAGCCCGGCGTCGCTGA
- a CDS encoding ABC transporter substrate-binding protein yields MAVLGASRAGGGRAPDCSAPRGCSPRRARLVAALLALAALVTAGCTDRGADEPTSDGGPMRLNVGRTGDSVALFPLFVAEQEGYFEDEGLTLGERPQLDTGTELAAALQSGSIDVAAGVMTDAFNQFRIDGGTKLIGSLTDEFYVDVVAGDSIAATVDGKPLADRVKALRGKKIGITGPDSSTEGLIVYLFRQQGLDPATDVTTVNLGSDASAALEALKSGRVDALSYYQPAGQQAEVTGVGRVLISPAHGDVPPMQNQTHGAVFTTQEDLDAKPAAVKAFLRAIARAEKTINDEDRARVTGLFEKYQGTLDPEVVETLIPTLQLDIPDDPSPRTDGYDASVAFHQDSGMIEAAPAYDSLVPTAFIIDALSSR; encoded by the coding sequence ATGGCTGTGCTGGGGGCAAGCAGGGCGGGCGGCGGACGGGCACCTGATTGCAGTGCCCCACGGGGATGTTCGCCGAGAAGGGCCCGACTGGTCGCGGCCCTGCTCGCGCTGGCCGCCCTGGTCACCGCAGGCTGCACCGACCGCGGCGCGGACGAACCCACCTCCGACGGCGGGCCGATGCGGCTGAACGTCGGCCGCACCGGCGACTCGGTGGCGCTCTTCCCGCTGTTCGTGGCCGAGCAGGAGGGCTATTTCGAGGACGAGGGCCTCACCCTGGGCGAGCGCCCGCAGCTGGACACCGGCACCGAACTGGCCGCCGCCCTGCAATCGGGCAGCATCGACGTGGCGGCCGGGGTGATGACCGACGCCTTCAACCAGTTCCGGATCGACGGCGGCACCAAGCTGATCGGCTCACTCACCGACGAGTTCTACGTGGACGTCGTGGCGGGCGACTCGATTGCCGCCACCGTGGACGGCAAACCGCTGGCCGATCGGGTGAAGGCGTTGCGGGGCAAGAAGATTGGCATCACCGGACCGGACAGCAGCACCGAAGGGCTCATCGTCTACCTGTTCCGGCAGCAGGGCCTCGACCCCGCCACCGACGTCACCACGGTGAACCTGGGCTCCGACGCCTCCGCCGCCCTCGAGGCGCTGAAGTCCGGCCGGGTGGACGCACTGTCGTACTACCAGCCGGCCGGGCAGCAGGCCGAGGTCACCGGGGTGGGGCGCGTCCTCATCTCCCCCGCCCACGGCGACGTGCCGCCCATGCAGAACCAGACCCACGGCGCCGTCTTCACCACCCAGGAAGACCTGGACGCCAAACCCGCTGCGGTGAAGGCGTTCCTGCGGGCGATCGCCCGGGCGGAGAAGACGATCAACGACGAGGACCGGGCCCGGGTCACCGGGCTGTTCGAGAAGTACCAGGGCACGCTGGACCCCGAGGTGGTCGAGACCCTGATCCCGACTCTTCAGCTCGACATCCCCGACGACCCGTCGCCGCGCACCGACGGCTACGACGCGTCCGTGGCCTTCCACCAGGACAGTGGAATGATCGAGGCCGCACCGGCATACGACTCCCTGGTGCCCACCGCGTTCATCATCGACGCCCTGAGCAGCCGCTGA
- the pdhA gene encoding pyruvate dehydrogenase (acetyl-transferring) E1 component subunit alpha — MPRKTKPGAHTPEQQLAFYRQMVLVRRFEERAARAYTEAKIGGYCHLNLGEEGTVAGLMAAMQDDDYIFTNYREHGYAIARGIAPERVMAELYGRSDGVSRGWGGSMHMFDIESRFMGGYGIVGGQVPLATGAALAINYRGGSEAVICQMGDGTTNIGAFHESLNIAALWNLPIVYVVINNGLGMGTTVDKSSAEPELYKRASSYRMASARVDGNDPEAVHEATQVALASAREGKPYLLETVSGRMKGHSVVDPAKYRSKEATEAARAGDPVAAYAARLTEAGVLSDELVAQIDAEAVAQVQAAAAFADASPHPEVKTLFDYTYATPVANDSRRLPGQALYPAAPRPSSTGVSA; from the coding sequence ATGCCCCGGAAGACCAAACCCGGTGCTCACACGCCAGAACAGCAACTCGCGTTCTATCGGCAGATGGTGCTGGTGCGTCGCTTCGAGGAGCGCGCGGCCCGCGCTTACACCGAGGCGAAGATCGGCGGGTACTGCCACCTGAACCTGGGCGAGGAAGGCACCGTCGCGGGTCTCATGGCCGCCATGCAGGACGACGACTACATCTTCACCAACTACCGCGAGCACGGCTACGCCATCGCCCGCGGCATCGCCCCCGAACGCGTCATGGCCGAGCTCTACGGCCGCAGCGACGGCGTCTCGCGCGGCTGGGGCGGCTCGATGCACATGTTCGACATCGAGTCCCGCTTCATGGGCGGCTACGGCATCGTCGGCGGACAGGTGCCGCTCGCGACCGGCGCCGCGCTCGCCATCAACTACCGCGGCGGATCCGAGGCCGTGATCTGCCAGATGGGTGACGGCACCACCAACATCGGCGCCTTCCACGAGTCGCTCAACATCGCGGCCCTGTGGAACCTGCCGATCGTCTACGTCGTCATCAACAACGGCCTGGGCATGGGCACCACCGTGGACAAGTCCTCGGCCGAGCCCGAGCTGTACAAGCGCGCCTCCTCCTACCGGATGGCGTCGGCCCGCGTCGACGGCAACGACCCCGAGGCCGTGCACGAAGCCACTCAGGTCGCGCTGGCCAGCGCCCGCGAGGGCAAGCCCTACCTGCTCGAGACCGTCTCCGGCCGGATGAAGGGCCACTCGGTCGTCGACCCGGCCAAGTACCGCAGCAAGGAGGCCACCGAGGCCGCCCGCGCCGGTGACCCGGTCGCCGCCTACGCCGCCCGCCTCACCGAGGCCGGTGTGCTCAGCGACGAGCTCGTCGCGCAGATCGACGCCGAGGCGGTGGCCCAGGTGCAGGCCGCGGCCGCGTTCGCCGACGCCAGCCCGCACCCGGAGGTCAAGACCTTGTTCGACTACACGTACGCCACGCCCGTGGCGAACGACTCGCGCCGCCTGCCGGGCCAGGCCCTGTACCCCGCCGCGCCGCGCCCGAGCAGCACGGGGGTCTCGGCATGA
- a CDS encoding aldo/keto reductase, translated as MNPTLTLNNGVTMPAIGLGVFQSEPAETSQAVRTALETGYRHIDTAAAYGNERQVGEGIAASGVDRSEIFVETKIWVSDYGFDQTLHAFDKATGKLGLEQIDLLILHQPATDRFPATVESYRALEKLLAQGRVRAIGVSNFTPRHLTDLFAATEVVPAVNQVELHPYFAQPELQAFHAEHGILTQAWSPIGGITFYPGWGEERVSVMDDETIAAVAKEHDRSPAQVMLRWHLQQGRSAIPKSTNPERIAQNFAVFDFELSAGELARIDALDRGVRSGPDPDVPRPERFAMVIPEA; from the coding sequence ATGAACCCCACGCTCACTCTGAACAACGGTGTGACCATGCCGGCGATCGGCCTCGGCGTGTTCCAGAGCGAACCGGCCGAGACCTCGCAGGCCGTGCGCACGGCTCTGGAGACCGGCTACCGCCACATCGACACGGCCGCCGCCTACGGCAACGAGCGCCAGGTCGGTGAGGGCATCGCGGCCTCCGGGGTGGACCGGTCGGAGATCTTCGTCGAGACCAAGATCTGGGTCAGCGACTACGGTTTCGACCAGACGCTGCACGCCTTCGACAAGGCCACCGGCAAGCTCGGCCTCGAGCAGATCGACCTGCTCATCCTGCACCAGCCGGCCACCGACCGGTTCCCGGCCACGGTCGAGTCCTACCGGGCGCTGGAGAAGCTGCTCGCGCAGGGGCGGGTGCGCGCCATCGGGGTCAGCAACTTCACCCCGCGCCACCTGACCGACCTGTTCGCCGCCACCGAGGTGGTGCCCGCCGTCAACCAGGTCGAGCTGCACCCGTACTTCGCGCAGCCGGAGCTCCAGGCGTTCCACGCCGAGCACGGCATCCTCACCCAGGCCTGGTCGCCGATCGGCGGCATCACCTTCTACCCCGGCTGGGGCGAGGAGCGGGTCAGCGTGATGGACGACGAGACGATCGCGGCCGTCGCCAAGGAGCACGACCGCTCCCCCGCCCAGGTGATGCTGCGCTGGCACCTCCAGCAGGGCCGCTCGGCCATCCCGAAGTCGACCAACCCCGAGCGCATCGCGCAGAACTTCGCGGTGTTCGACTTCGAGCTCAGCGCCGGGGAACTGGCCCGCATCGACGCCCTCGACCGGGGTGTGCGCAGCGGGCCCGACCCCGACGTGCCGCGGCCCGAGCGGTTCGCGATGGTGATCCCCGAGGCCTGA
- a CDS encoding TetR/AcrR family transcriptional regulator, which yields MTDRGGSAPRKRGRPTAAERARRRDDILDAAVRLLVEGGYNQVTLDDIVAEARVTKRTIYGYFGDRTEIFLAAVERLRRRTLEQPTTEGSLEELAINIVVTAHSDQSVGLHRLMIIESHSFPELAQRFYREGPMGYIQAIEARMPRPDRERATSLFTLLLGEAHRQRLLGLKRAPSRDEAVAHARRAMDHLGLR from the coding sequence ATGACGGACCGCGGTGGATCAGCACCCCGCAAGCGTGGCCGGCCGACGGCGGCGGAGCGCGCCCGGCGTCGCGACGACATCCTGGACGCGGCTGTGCGCCTGCTCGTCGAGGGTGGGTACAACCAGGTGACGCTCGACGACATCGTGGCCGAGGCCCGCGTCACCAAGCGCACCATCTACGGCTACTTCGGCGACCGCACGGAGATCTTCCTGGCCGCCGTCGAGCGGTTGCGCCGGCGCACGCTGGAGCAGCCGACCACGGAGGGCAGCCTGGAAGAACTGGCCATCAACATCGTGGTCACGGCGCACTCGGACCAGTCGGTCGGGCTGCACCGGCTGATGATCATCGAGTCGCACAGCTTTCCCGAGCTGGCCCAGCGGTTCTACCGCGAGGGACCGATGGGGTACATCCAGGCGATCGAGGCCCGCATGCCCCGTCCCGACCGGGAGCGGGCGACATCCCTGTTCACACTCCTGCTCGGCGAGGCGCACCGGCAGCGGCTGCTGGGACTCAAGCGGGCGCCGAGCCGGGACGAGGCGGTCGCCCACGCGCGCAGGGCCATGGACCATCTGGGGCTGCGTTAG
- a CDS encoding dihydrolipoamide acetyltransferase family protein — protein MIDILMPRLSDTMTEGTVSAWHKKPGEAVAAGDLLVEIETDKAIMEQEAYEAGTLAEILVAEGENVAIGTPIARLDNGTGDAPAAPAAAAAPAVAETPAPAAAPVVAPAAPVTNDGERRAATPLVRKVARENGIDLNTVTGSGPGGRIVRSDLDAALSGATAAPAAPAAQPAQPVQQVQAAPAIGDGRRSTAVPFDAVRQAIATRLTESATTIPTFTVTASAEAGALMALRAQLNKALDGTGRKVSVNDLIVRAVAVALREHPGINASYSPEGRGQTVLHDRINVGVAVAAPAGLMVPVIHDADEASVSAISARTKTLVAKANDRTLSTTEMADGTFTVSNLGMFGVEHFTAIINPPQGAILAVGAASSELALVDGEVVERKRIRYTLTADHRIIDGALAAQFLATLTQLIQNPFRIVA, from the coding sequence ATGATCGACATCCTCATGCCCCGCCTCTCGGACACGATGACCGAGGGAACCGTCTCGGCGTGGCACAAGAAGCCCGGCGAGGCCGTGGCCGCCGGTGACCTGCTGGTCGAGATCGAGACCGACAAGGCCATCATGGAGCAGGAGGCCTACGAGGCCGGGACGCTCGCCGAGATCCTCGTCGCCGAGGGCGAGAACGTCGCCATCGGAACGCCGATCGCGCGTCTCGACAACGGGACGGGTGACGCCCCGGCGGCCCCCGCCGCCGCTGCGGCCCCCGCCGTCGCCGAGACGCCCGCGCCGGCCGCCGCTCCCGTCGTCGCCCCGGCCGCACCCGTCACCAACGACGGCGAGCGCCGCGCCGCCACGCCGCTGGTGCGAAAGGTCGCCCGCGAGAACGGGATCGACCTGAACACCGTGACCGGCAGCGGTCCGGGTGGGCGGATCGTCCGCTCCGACCTGGACGCCGCGCTCTCCGGTGCCACCGCTGCCCCGGCCGCCCCGGCGGCTCAGCCGGCTCAGCCGGTCCAGCAGGTTCAGGCCGCCCCGGCCATTGGTGACGGACGCCGTTCCACGGCAGTGCCTTTCGACGCCGTGCGGCAGGCGATCGCCACCCGGCTCACCGAGAGCGCCACCACCATCCCGACGTTCACCGTCACCGCCTCGGCCGAGGCCGGTGCGCTGATGGCGCTGCGGGCGCAGCTCAACAAGGCTCTCGACGGCACCGGCCGGAAGGTCAGCGTCAACGACCTGATCGTCCGCGCCGTGGCCGTCGCGCTGCGGGAGCACCCGGGCATCAACGCCTCCTACTCCCCGGAGGGCCGTGGCCAGACCGTGCTGCACGACCGGATCAACGTGGGGGTGGCCGTCGCCGCCCCGGCCGGGCTGATGGTGCCGGTCATCCACGACGCCGACGAGGCCTCGGTGTCGGCGATCTCGGCGCGCACCAAGACGCTGGTGGCCAAGGCGAACGACCGCACGCTGAGCACGACCGAGATGGCCGACGGCACGTTCACGGTCAGCAACCTGGGCATGTTCGGGGTGGAGCACTTCACCGCGATCATCAACCCGCCGCAGGGCGCGATCCTCGCGGTCGGCGCTGCCTCGTCCGAGCTGGCCCTGGTGGACGGTGAGGTGGTGGAGCGCAAGCGGATCCGTTACACGCTGACCGCCGACCACCGGATCATCGACGGTGCGCTGGCCGCGCAGTTCCTGGCCACGCTGACCCAGCTGATCCAGAACCCGTTCCGGATCGTGGCCTGA
- a CDS encoding GGDEF domain-containing protein produces the protein MEPAHDPLALVIDLRAELEGLHHLVTSEPATAGRLAADLQHRAESAGQRETVAGALLCRAEACQRTGELAAAVALINRACDPTAPLSGENQVRASLLKSFVYNDLADESTALHHTMDAVTAFTDEVPRALRVRVLNKAADLLHDLGAADDALLWYSRAEALAVGDAQMHLLVANNRAYTALEDGLVDAALAGARQLAALSARYGQPLNAASLDTVARIHLLAGDPALAADLARQAVRATEHVDFRTADGLPYYLLTLAVAERALGRLEAASATLEQARRACTEQGYARVKNEILREEAEVRAALGDHRAAYEMLKAFCVADRELLSRQREAQARIRQTLFETVTARQEAARYREEARRDPLTGLRNRLYVQERLGELLAGGLPQPGGCLSIALLDLDHFKSVNDRYSHEAGDRVLQAVARLLEAATPAGETGSFAARFGGEELLLVLVTDDRGQAHDIVEDVRRTVQEHDWSTLTPGRGITLSAGLVARLPGDTYDSLLARADQRLYAAKSGGRNRVCFG, from the coding sequence GTGGAGCCTGCCCACGACCCGCTCGCCCTGGTCATCGACCTGCGGGCGGAGCTGGAGGGCCTGCACCACCTGGTCACCTCCGAGCCCGCCACGGCCGGGCGCCTGGCCGCCGACCTCCAGCACCGCGCCGAGAGCGCCGGCCAGCGGGAGACGGTGGCGGGCGCCCTGCTCTGCCGGGCCGAGGCCTGCCAGCGCACCGGCGAGCTGGCCGCCGCCGTCGCCCTGATCAACCGGGCTTGCGACCCCACCGCCCCGCTGTCCGGCGAGAACCAGGTGCGGGCGTCCCTGCTCAAGTCATTCGTCTACAACGACCTGGCCGACGAGTCCACCGCCCTGCACCACACCATGGACGCCGTCACGGCCTTCACCGACGAGGTTCCCCGCGCGCTGCGGGTGCGGGTGCTGAACAAGGCCGCCGACCTGCTGCACGACCTCGGCGCCGCCGACGACGCGCTGCTGTGGTACTCCCGGGCCGAGGCGCTCGCGGTCGGCGACGCCCAGATGCACCTGCTGGTCGCCAACAACCGGGCCTACACCGCGCTCGAAGACGGGCTGGTCGACGCCGCGCTGGCCGGCGCCCGGCAGCTGGCCGCCCTCAGCGCCCGCTACGGCCAGCCGCTGAACGCCGCCAGCCTCGACACCGTGGCCCGCATCCACCTGCTGGCCGGCGACCCGGCGCTCGCGGCCGACCTGGCCCGCCAGGCGGTGCGCGCCACCGAGCACGTCGACTTCCGCACCGCCGACGGCCTGCCCTACTACCTGCTCACCCTGGCCGTGGCCGAACGGGCCCTGGGCCGGCTGGAGGCCGCCTCGGCCACCCTCGAGCAGGCCCGCAGGGCCTGCACCGAACAGGGCTATGCCCGGGTCAAGAACGAGATCCTGCGCGAGGAGGCGGAGGTGCGCGCCGCGCTCGGCGACCACCGGGCGGCCTACGAGATGCTCAAGGCCTTCTGCGTGGCCGACCGGGAACTGCTCTCCCGCCAGCGCGAGGCCCAGGCCCGCATCCGCCAGACGCTCTTCGAGACCGTGACCGCCCGGCAGGAGGCCGCCCGCTACCGCGAGGAGGCCCGGCGGGACCCGCTGACCGGCCTGCGCAACCGGCTCTACGTGCAGGAGCGCCTGGGCGAGCTGCTGGCCGGCGGCCTGCCCCAGCCGGGTGGCTGCCTGAGCATCGCCCTGCTCGACCTTGACCACTTCAAGTCGGTCAACGACCGCTACTCGCACGAGGCCGGCGACCGGGTGCTCCAGGCCGTGGCCCGGCTGCTGGAGGCCGCCACCCCGGCCGGCGAGACCGGTTCGTTCGCGGCGCGTTTCGGTGGTGAGGAGCTGCTGCTCGTGCTGGTCACGGACGACCGCGGCCAGGCCCACGACATCGTCGAGGACGTGCGCCGCACGGTGCAGGAGCACGACTGGAGCACGCTCACCCCGGGCCGCGGCATCACCCTCAGCGCGGGGCTGGTGGCCCGGCTGCCCGGCGACACCTACGACAGTCTGCTCGCGCGCGCCGACCAACGGCTGTACGCGGCCAAGTCGGGTGGCCGCAACCGGGTCTGTTTCGGCTGA